The following are from one region of the Paenalkalicoccus suaedae genome:
- a CDS encoding YueI family protein has product MAQQKLEQILQNGMYGTPEIRPEERKLFLGSLAERAHIALTNGQVRKTGMYKEVLTLMEKHKDANLLINGDLTYMSYSNYVQAASKLGVQFTIYNDSKETPLGLVLAAPTAINNQASMFIKDEIFEKEM; this is encoded by the coding sequence ATGGCACAGCAAAAACTAGAACAAATTTTACAAAACGGCATGTACGGTACTCCAGAAATTCGACCAGAAGAAAGAAAGCTCTTTTTAGGTAGCTTGGCAGAGCGAGCGCACATTGCTTTAACAAACGGTCAAGTTAGAAAAACAGGCATGTATAAAGAAGTGTTAACCTTAATGGAAAAACATAAAGATGCAAACCTCCTTATTAACGGAGATTTAACGTATATGAGCTACAGTAATTATGTACAGGCAGCAAGTAAGCTAGGCGTTCAGTTTACTATCTATAACGATAGTAAAGAAACTCCACTAGGCTTAGTTTTAGCTGCACCGACGGCTATTAATAATCAAGCCTCTATGTTCATTAAAGATGAAATTTTTGAGAAAGAAATGTAA
- a CDS encoding YqgQ family protein gives MTYHELLMHLRSYHAFIYTGDKNSDLDLIEEEVRELFRLGIVEPHFLKDALIAIRVEREKTKR, from the coding sequence ATGACATATCATGAATTATTAATGCATTTAAGAAGTTATCATGCATTCATATACACTGGTGATAAAAACAGTGATCTTGATTTAATAGAGGAAGAAGTTCGCGAGCTTTTTCGACTAGGGATAGTGGAACCACATTTTCTCAAAGATGCTCTAATAGCTATTCGGGTAGAGCGCGAAAAAACGAAGAGATAG
- a CDS encoding ROK family glucokinase, whose amino-acid sequence MMTVSKDVVVGIDVGGTTVKLAFINLNGDIMTKWEIHTNRQEAGRYIVEDLATSVLEKAKEEQIDMSRVLACGVGAPGFIDVDHGVILEAVNLGWKDYEIQKELEALLAIPVVVDNDANVAAAGEKWKGAGENAENLLAVTLGTGVGGGIIAGGKIIHGVQGMAGEIGHITSIKEHGSLCNCGKRGCLETVASATGIARLGLDSVQEHRIGYLDEIFEEKGAITAKDVLDGAKQGDELAVEVLDEAMEHLGFALANLANSLNPEIIVIGGGVSKAGDFLIESLEKQFKRFAIPRIGRDTKLHIATLGNDAGVIGAAWLAQETYGLTSS is encoded by the coding sequence ATGATGACGGTGTCAAAGGATGTAGTAGTAGGTATTGACGTAGGTGGGACAACGGTTAAACTTGCGTTTATTAATCTAAACGGAGATATCATGACGAAGTGGGAAATACATACAAATAGACAAGAGGCCGGACGTTATATTGTAGAAGACTTGGCAACATCTGTTCTTGAAAAAGCGAAAGAAGAGCAGATTGATATGAGTCGAGTACTAGCATGTGGAGTGGGCGCACCAGGATTTATTGATGTAGACCACGGGGTCATTTTAGAGGCCGTTAACCTTGGATGGAAAGACTATGAAATCCAAAAAGAATTGGAAGCTTTATTAGCAATTCCCGTTGTTGTTGATAATGACGCAAACGTTGCTGCTGCAGGCGAAAAATGGAAGGGTGCAGGAGAGAATGCAGAAAATCTTCTCGCTGTTACACTTGGAACTGGAGTTGGAGGCGGAATCATCGCTGGAGGTAAAATTATTCATGGTGTACAAGGTATGGCAGGAGAAATAGGTCATATTACATCAATTAAGGAGCATGGCTCTTTATGCAACTGTGGAAAGCGGGGTTGTCTAGAGACGGTTGCATCCGCTACAGGGATTGCTCGTTTAGGACTAGATAGCGTGCAGGAGCATCGCATTGGTTACTTAGATGAAATCTTTGAAGAAAAAGGTGCTATAACAGCGAAAGACGTTTTAGACGGGGCGAAGCAAGGTGATGAATTAGCGGTAGAGGTTTTAGACGAAGCAATGGAACACTTAGGATTCGCGTTAGCTAATTTAGCCAATTCGTTAAACCCAGAGATAATTGTTATTGGTGGCGGAGTGTCTAAAGCTGGAGACTTTTTAATAGAGAGCTTAGAAAAGCAATTTAAGCGATTTGCCATCCCTAGAATAGGACGTGACACAAAGCTCCATATTGCGACACTCGGCAATGATGCAGGAGTTATAGGCGCTGCTTGGCTTGCGCAAGAAACTTACGGATTAACATCATCATAA
- a CDS encoding DUF1385 domain-containing protein yields the protein MIRGVSFQKGVYFIGRKYLAVAYEEKGRIKSSLHPITLKSLARMLWHMFSSMPWYYHVLTAGILLGISLPLFYVGPYLPSYFLLYYAFGMHFFFPMQMRKYHGAEHKVFSYKGVVSSRYLEEIKKADIRNRNCSTNIVVLYFITTLILVIAMLIFRVSDPLFFASYAALIALPFISPFLRKKHPSSFIKWILQLSRYLQVAVTTAEPEDSHLKVAIRSYRRLGFKEMPHRVIIKSTRTSDKKPTKKEP from the coding sequence GTGATACGAGGGGTGTCCTTTCAAAAAGGTGTGTATTTTATCGGTCGTAAATATTTGGCTGTTGCCTATGAAGAAAAGGGTCGAATAAAGTCTAGTTTACATCCCATTACGCTAAAAAGTTTAGCTCGCATGCTATGGCATATGTTTAGTTCCATGCCGTGGTATTATCATGTGCTAACTGCGGGAATACTTCTCGGCATATCCCTCCCGTTATTTTACGTAGGACCATATTTACCAAGTTACTTTCTCCTTTACTATGCATTTGGCATGCACTTTTTCTTTCCTATGCAGATGAGGAAATATCATGGGGCAGAGCATAAGGTGTTTAGTTACAAAGGTGTGGTAAGCTCGAGATATTTAGAGGAGATTAAAAAAGCAGATATACGCAATCGGAACTGCTCTACAAATATTGTTGTTCTTTATTTTATTACGACATTAATACTTGTTATCGCTATGCTTATTTTTAGGGTTTCGGATCCTTTGTTTTTTGCTAGCTATGCTGCACTGATAGCACTGCCGTTTATAAGTCCGTTTCTTCGCAAAAAACACCCATCTTCATTTATTAAATGGATACTTCAGCTAAGTAGATATTTACAGGTTGCGGTTACAACAGCGGAGCCTGAAGACTCTCACTTAAAAGTTGCCATACGATCGTATAGAAGACTTGGATTTAAAGAGATGCCGCATCGCGTTATTATCAAATCAACTCGTACATCTGACAAAAAGCCAACAAAAAAAGAGCCGTAG
- a CDS encoding DUF2759 family protein, protein MVLGLITLAITILSLLGLIVSVKTKNFFAAGFAFVTVAVFGWFSVRTLFAIIFTGGGGVVA, encoded by the coding sequence ATGGTTCTTGGATTGATTACGCTTGCAATCACCATTTTATCATTACTAGGATTAATTGTATCTGTAAAAACCAAAAACTTTTTTGCTGCTGGGTTCGCATTTGTCACAGTGGCTGTGTTCGGCTGGTTTTCTGTACGCACGCTATTCGCTATTATCTTCACTGGCGGAGGCGGAGTAGTAGCGTAA
- a CDS encoding MBL fold metallo-hydrolase: protein MKISTFPLGALQTNCFVVEKNEQAVIIDPGGDASILVNYFAKRNVEVQAILLTHAHFDHIGAVDEVSEYFKAPIYVHKHEVDWLRLPEKNGSGVFPGIPEIRIKREAIMIDGEQELTIGEFTFELYETPGHSPGSVSYYLPEENTIISGDVLFRGGVGRTDLFGGDHDTLMDSIHDKMLQLPDETIVKNGHGPDTTIGEEKETNPFINGFGW from the coding sequence ATGAAGATATCAACGTTCCCATTAGGAGCTTTGCAAACAAACTGCTTTGTCGTTGAAAAAAACGAGCAGGCGGTAATCATTGATCCAGGTGGTGATGCATCCATCTTAGTTAATTACTTTGCCAAGAGAAATGTAGAGGTACAAGCTATTTTACTTACTCATGCTCATTTTGACCACATTGGAGCTGTTGATGAAGTTAGTGAGTATTTTAAAGCACCTATTTATGTTCATAAACATGAAGTCGACTGGCTACGCCTCCCAGAAAAAAATGGATCAGGAGTCTTTCCAGGAATACCGGAGATTCGCATTAAGAGGGAGGCAATCATGATCGACGGGGAACAGGAACTGACGATTGGTGAATTTACTTTCGAGCTTTATGAGACACCTGGACATTCACCTGGCAGTGTTTCGTATTATTTACCTGAAGAAAATACGATTATTTCTGGAGACGTGCTATTCCGAGGTGGGGTAGGAAGGACGGATCTTTTTGGTGGAGACCACGACACATTAATGGATTCTATTCATGATAAAATGCTACAGCTACCAGATGAAACGATTGTAAAGAATGGGCACGGTCCTGACACGACGATCGGGGAAGAAAAAGAAACGAACCCGTTTATAAACGGATTTGGTTGGTAA
- a CDS encoding DUF2626 domain-containing protein, translating into MERMYRVLGFWTGIFAVLFLVGDMVEASILFFAQTGIFVALSYLKLSERAYIYIFGAYLTVFMVGFTYYTTFIMQPSFGH; encoded by the coding sequence ATGGAGCGCATGTACCGAGTTCTTGGATTCTGGACTGGAATTTTTGCTGTACTATTCCTAGTCGGTGACATGGTAGAGGCATCAATTTTGTTCTTTGCACAAACTGGCATTTTTGTTGCACTCAGCTATTTAAAACTCTCTGAGCGTGCTTATATTTATATATTTGGTGCGTATCTAACAGTCTTTATGGTTGGTTTCACTTATTACACAACGTTTATCATGCAGCCGAGCTTTGGACATTAA
- a CDS encoding YtxH domain-containing protein: MSKMDTKDFVIGAVVGSLVGAAAAMLFAPKSGRELRTDINDRATSAKDKTVEWTNTAKEKGNEYTQLAKEKTDEWSKEAKSQWDNLAEKTSSLANKASDAGEDLASDVKDIMEEEKQEGKKLAQQVVEEIEATKERLKNDVEEAKKENK, encoded by the coding sequence ATGAGTAAAATGGATACGAAAGACTTTGTTATTGGTGCAGTTGTTGGGAGCTTAGTAGGTGCTGCTGCAGCTATGCTATTCGCTCCTAAATCAGGTAGAGAGCTTCGTACGGACATTAACGATCGCGCAACATCAGCGAAAGATAAGACAGTAGAATGGACGAATACAGCGAAAGAAAAAGGAAATGAATACACGCAGTTAGCGAAAGAAAAAACAGATGAGTGGTCTAAAGAAGCGAAGAGCCAGTGGGATAATCTAGCCGAAAAGACAAGCTCTCTAGCTAACAAGGCATCTGATGCAGGTGAAGACTTAGCATCAGACGTTAAGGACATTATGGAAGAAGAGAAGCAAGAAGGAAAAAAGCTTGCTCAACAAGTTGTGGAAGAAATTGAAGCTACAAAAGAACGTTTAAAAAATGACGTTGAAGAAGCAAAAAAAGAAAATAAGTAA
- the comGA gene encoding competence type IV pilus ATPase ComGA translates to MDIVAKTNQLLHSAVEVRASDIHIVPDDKRIVVKFRIDGTMMEAMRLPLFTGRKLISHLKFVSGMEVGERRRPQNKRLDMTIANQKISIRVSSFPSTHMETLVLRLFPEKQSEEIRKLALFPAQAAHLQKLIHSPHGLILICGPTGAGKTTTLYSLLHDRKQSNENIITLEDPVESPQQGFLQMEINERAGVTYTTGLKSLLRHDPDLIMIGEIRDRETAEIAISAALTGHLVVSSLHSATAGGAFKRMLDLGVDLSDLQEVLRGVVAQKLVELVCPYCKTTCSLHCKKQRKKRRAALYEIVMEEELSRAFHSIENNRSYHADISLRDLYRKGVALGFIPIIKEYEYAGALLDETRISIG, encoded by the coding sequence ATGGATATAGTAGCTAAAACAAATCAACTGTTACACTCTGCGGTAGAAGTAAGGGCTTCTGATATTCACATTGTTCCTGACGATAAGCGTATCGTCGTCAAATTCCGAATTGATGGAACAATGATGGAAGCAATGCGGTTACCACTATTTACTGGTAGAAAGCTCATCTCACACTTAAAGTTTGTTTCAGGGATGGAAGTCGGAGAAAGGAGAAGGCCTCAAAATAAACGATTAGATATGACGATCGCGAATCAAAAAATCTCGATTCGTGTATCAAGCTTTCCGTCTACACACATGGAGACACTTGTACTAAGACTTTTTCCAGAAAAACAATCCGAAGAAATTCGAAAGCTCGCACTTTTTCCCGCGCAAGCGGCCCACTTACAGAAATTGATACATAGCCCTCACGGATTAATCCTCATTTGCGGACCAACTGGTGCCGGAAAAACAACTACTCTTTATTCCTTATTACACGATAGAAAGCAAAGTAACGAAAATATTATTACACTTGAAGATCCTGTTGAGAGTCCTCAACAAGGCTTTTTACAAATGGAAATTAACGAACGTGCTGGTGTCACCTATACGACAGGGTTAAAAAGTCTTTTAAGACACGATCCTGATCTTATTATGATAGGTGAGATTAGAGATAGGGAGACAGCAGAAATTGCCATCAGTGCGGCACTAACAGGACACCTCGTTGTCTCAAGCTTGCATAGCGCTACAGCAGGTGGAGCATTCAAACGAATGTTAGATCTTGGAGTCGATTTGTCAGACCTTCAGGAGGTACTTCGTGGCGTTGTAGCACAGAAGCTCGTAGAATTAGTCTGTCCATATTGCAAAACTACTTGCTCTTTGCACTGTAAAAAGCAGAGAAAGAAGAGGAGAGCTGCTTTATATGAAATAGTGATGGAAGAAGAACTCTCACGTGCGTTCCATAGCATTGAAAATAATCGATCGTACCACGCTGACATATCGCTTCGCGATCTATATAGAAAAGGGGTGGCACTTGGATTTATTCCGATTATAAAGGAGTATGAGTATGCTGGTGCCTTGCTAGATGAAACGCGTATTTCGATCGGATGA
- the comGB gene encoding competence type IV pilus assembly protein ComGB: MKRVFRSDEDRASFLIQLSDLLKDGYPLLDALTLYQAFVKDREKDWIEDVKKLLTEGDLLSDGLEAAGYSKDIRNYLQTIEKYGDLQVGLERTGTLLQKRASMQKQLKSILVYPFMLFIGVVLLGTVLMEGILPQFALFYESMGHELPFFTQIAIIFINWFRLPIFLIVVGSAVSFLIWFKRKPVSEQVNVMINIPFISLYLKQLLTYYFAAQLAPMLQNGLSLQDSLCIMSEESKLVFFQLEASSLLEYLKDGEDFPALLASKRHFIPQLALVVSFGEKKGELANELDTFAQFLFTKMYERTYSLMKLIQPVFFCLVGLLVITLFLSMMLPVFSLLDEW, translated from the coding sequence ATGAAACGCGTATTTCGATCGGATGAAGACCGAGCTAGCTTTCTGATCCAACTTTCTGATTTGTTGAAAGATGGTTACCCACTTCTCGATGCTTTAACCCTTTATCAAGCTTTTGTAAAAGATCGAGAAAAGGACTGGATAGAAGACGTAAAAAAGCTATTAACAGAAGGGGATCTTTTAAGTGATGGGTTAGAAGCAGCAGGATATTCTAAAGATATTAGAAACTACCTTCAAACTATCGAGAAATACGGAGATTTACAAGTAGGTCTCGAACGAACAGGTACGTTACTCCAAAAAAGAGCATCTATGCAAAAACAACTTAAATCCATTTTAGTGTATCCTTTTATGCTTTTTATTGGTGTCGTCTTATTAGGTACTGTGTTAATGGAAGGAATTTTGCCCCAGTTCGCGCTGTTTTATGAATCAATGGGTCATGAGCTTCCATTCTTCACTCAAATAGCGATTATCTTTATAAATTGGTTCCGGCTCCCTATCTTTCTTATTGTTGTTGGTAGCGCAGTCAGTTTTCTTATTTGGTTTAAAAGAAAGCCTGTATCTGAACAGGTTAATGTTATGATCAATATTCCGTTTATCTCTCTTTATTTGAAGCAGCTGTTAACCTATTACTTCGCTGCGCAGCTTGCTCCAATGCTTCAGAACGGACTATCGTTACAGGACTCTTTGTGCATTATGTCAGAAGAATCTAAGCTAGTATTTTTTCAACTTGAAGCGAGCTCTTTATTGGAATATTTGAAGGATGGAGAGGACTTTCCTGCTCTATTGGCTTCTAAAAGACACTTCATACCACAGCTTGCTCTTGTTGTGAGCTTCGGCGAGAAGAAAGGGGAACTTGCAAATGAACTGGATACGTTTGCGCAATTTTTATTTACAAAAATGTATGAGCGCACGTATTCGCTAATGAAATTAATTCAGCCCGTATTCTTTTGCCTAGTAGGGCTACTTGTTATCACGCTCTTTTTATCAATGATGCTCCCTGTATTTTCATTATTAGATGAATGGTAG
- the comGC gene encoding competence type IV pilus major pilin ComGC → MKKRRLIQHQKGFTLIEMMIVLVIISILLLVFIPNLTKNQEVASGKGCEATLDLANAQLLAYEIDHGTKASSIDSLVPTYMERATCPDGSDIRLVNGMAQTSGEN, encoded by the coding sequence ATGAAAAAAAGGAGACTTATTCAACATCAAAAAGGGTTTACTCTTATCGAGATGATGATTGTATTAGTAATCATCTCCATACTATTGCTTGTATTTATACCTAATTTAACAAAAAATCAAGAGGTCGCGTCAGGGAAAGGCTGTGAGGCGACACTAGATTTAGCTAATGCTCAACTACTTGCATATGAAATTGACCACGGAACGAAAGCAAGCTCCATTGACTCGCTAGTGCCTACCTATATGGAGAGAGCAACGTGTCCTGATGGATCTGATATTCGTTTAGTAAATGGAATGGCTCAGACTAGTGGTGAAAACTGA
- the comGF gene encoding competence type IV pilus minor pilin ComGF, with protein MWSINTNLFAYLHLLLSNRGVTLLQSLVALALFMLFIPLTLALLSTYSKATSNQVTTHQESVLFIDQLEKEVRESDTYVLRPREIEMTKNGQRIRYQLYQSRIRRQVNQAGHEIVLQNVDSIAYSLHPKGITIFIQSGTYSASYLLLTKVYFDS; from the coding sequence GTGTGGAGCATAAACACAAATCTGTTTGCTTACCTGCATCTGTTACTCTCAAATAGAGGGGTAACTCTACTTCAAAGTTTAGTTGCACTAGCTCTATTTATGCTCTTTATTCCTTTAACACTAGCGTTACTTTCCACCTATTCAAAAGCAACATCAAATCAAGTTACGACTCATCAAGAGTCCGTGTTATTTATCGATCAACTAGAGAAAGAAGTGAGAGAAAGTGATACGTATGTGCTAAGACCTCGAGAAATTGAGATGACAAAAAATGGTCAACGAATTCGTTATCAGCTTTATCAGAGTAGAATCAGAAGACAAGTCAATCAAGCTGGGCATGAAATTGTCCTCCAAAACGTTGATTCGATCGCTTACTCTCTTCATCCAAAAGGTATAACTATATTCATACAATCAGGAACGTACAGTGCATCTTATCTTCTTCTTACGAAGGTGTACTTTGACTCATGA
- a CDS encoding shikimate kinase, which translates to MQTIVLIGFMGAGKTTIGKLLADKTGVHFTDLDQYIEKQAGKTIKDIFKDSGEAEFRRLESAALKDLLSRGGIISTGGGVVENKKNVEEMLMHAFVIYLHADFETLYERIKQDTARPLASLDKELLQKRYTNRLPLYNQAHARIDTADQSEEQSVELVLSELNNA; encoded by the coding sequence TTGCAAACAATAGTGCTAATTGGATTCATGGGTGCTGGCAAGACGACAATAGGAAAGCTCCTGGCAGATAAAACAGGAGTACACTTTACTGATCTTGATCAATACATAGAGAAGCAGGCTGGCAAAACGATTAAAGATATTTTTAAAGATAGTGGGGAAGCGGAGTTTCGAAGGTTAGAAAGTGCTGCGCTTAAAGATCTCCTAAGTAGGGGTGGCATCATTTCAACTGGAGGAGGAGTGGTCGAGAATAAGAAAAACGTCGAGGAAATGCTCATGCATGCCTTTGTAATTTATCTTCATGCTGACTTTGAAACGCTATACGAACGTATTAAACAAGATACGGCGCGCCCACTAGCATCTTTAGATAAAGAGTTGCTACAAAAGCGGTATACGAACCGCTTACCTCTTTACAACCAAGCTCATGCTAGGATTGATACGGCTGATCAATCAGAAGAACAATCGGTTGAATTAGTTTTATCAGAGCTTAATAACGCATAA
- a CDS encoding YqzE family protein, whose protein sequence is MKTDEYVRYVTTWAMKPKKRTHRPLAFHLFGFIPMAIRLLFSRHK, encoded by the coding sequence ATGAAAACAGATGAATATGTGCGGTACGTAACAACTTGGGCGATGAAGCCCAAAAAAAGGACTCATCGTCCACTAGCTTTTCACTTATTTGGATTTATACCAATGGCTATTCGATTATTATTTTCAAGACATAAATAA
- a CDS encoding YqhG family protein translates to MTQTNLLDFIHRYFHAYDCLCERDAQGIKVQLSEAEDKKLMNRPFYWHYREKIGLKGVPMTRYFHTDQTLARGPDNEYVEHAGLRVKQLENEAVKHGSLGIFYEQTQATEPTPLIPWLLVNGQISYQCQNRAERTYSVGIQLHSGEMHENMMHKVSGRALKESLSNYHYTLNPIIKYPSAVKRVHARLLEQLQQESTDWAFHALKERDKELQLLHHVKEAFEPNYFKKKEKEIESRYTPIIELKTIQTAVIYLKDRSLLTF, encoded by the coding sequence ATGACGCAAACTAACCTGCTAGATTTTATCCATCGCTATTTTCATGCGTACGATTGTTTGTGCGAGCGAGATGCACAAGGTATTAAGGTTCAGTTATCAGAAGCAGAGGACAAAAAGCTTATGAATCGACCTTTCTATTGGCATTACCGTGAAAAAATCGGTCTGAAAGGTGTTCCTATGACGCGTTATTTCCATACAGATCAAACGCTAGCTCGTGGACCTGATAATGAATATGTGGAACATGCTGGATTGCGAGTAAAGCAGTTAGAAAATGAAGCTGTAAAGCATGGTTCATTAGGTATTTTTTATGAACAAACACAAGCAACAGAGCCTACTCCGCTTATCCCATGGCTTTTAGTTAATGGTCAGATTAGTTATCAATGTCAAAATCGTGCTGAGCGCACGTATTCGGTAGGCATTCAGCTTCATTCTGGAGAAATGCACGAAAACATGATGCATAAAGTAAGTGGCCGAGCGTTAAAAGAATCACTTTCTAACTATCATTACACATTAAACCCAATCATTAAGTATCCTTCCGCAGTGAAACGCGTTCACGCTCGCCTTTTAGAGCAACTTCAGCAAGAATCAACTGATTGGGCTTTCCATGCGCTAAAAGAAAGGGATAAAGAGCTCCAGTTATTACATCATGTGAAAGAGGCGTTTGAACCAAACTATTTTAAAAAGAAAGAAAAGGAAATCGAATCAAGGTATACTCCAATAATTGAGCTAAAAACGATTCAAACGGCTGTCATTTACTTAAAAGACCGATCATTACTGACCTTCTAG
- a CDS encoding DEAD/DEAH box helicase, which yields MIDVLLKDSLSEKLTDQHPITTWDQFTLAYDINEALHNLPFDGIVSLSHLPNVTLHDYQLDACKRVLFELNGSALLADEVGLGKTIEAGLILKEYMHRNIVKKVLILCPASLVSQWGEELRTKFLLPAYEKRKGVDWETYDIIISSMELAKREPNREAILAINYDMIIIDEAHKLKNHQSRNHQFVQQLKKKFCLLLTATPMQNKVKELIHLVSILRPGLLSASHEKSLTDDQMKALVKSVMIRTRRKDTSIEWPKRIVSTTLIDFSPEETQVYEKLDDLQAVNSLLSLTLRREWCSSKFAALTTMVKALKEEKLEDTGDLQELLAAMQQVDHHAKAKEVLNQIKSWGSDKVLIFTEYRATQLYLQAFLTQAGYICVPFRGGFKRGKKEWMKQVFKDRAQIMIATEAGNEGVNLQFCNRLINYDLPWNPMRIEQRIGRLHRHGQSKDVTVVHVAVKETIEDHLLSLLYKKIGLFEGVVGEVDTILEDVARTDIESYMTQTFTKKRSTSEIKLRLEHLSHLLEEERHDAN from the coding sequence ATGATTGATGTACTACTTAAAGATTCTTTGTCAGAAAAACTGACAGACCAGCATCCTATAACGACGTGGGATCAATTTACGTTAGCTTACGATATCAACGAGGCGCTACATAACCTCCCATTTGATGGAATCGTCTCTTTATCACACTTGCCAAATGTCACCTTACATGATTATCAACTTGACGCCTGTAAGCGTGTCCTTTTTGAATTAAACGGAAGCGCTTTGTTAGCGGATGAGGTTGGGCTTGGTAAAACGATTGAAGCAGGATTAATTTTAAAAGAGTATATGCACCGAAATATTGTGAAAAAGGTTCTGATACTTTGCCCTGCCTCATTAGTTTCTCAATGGGGAGAAGAGCTTCGCACAAAGTTTTTATTGCCGGCTTATGAGAAGAGAAAAGGCGTAGATTGGGAGACGTACGATATTATTATTTCCTCTATGGAGCTTGCAAAGCGTGAGCCTAATAGAGAGGCTATCTTAGCCATTAATTATGACATGATCATTATCGATGAGGCTCATAAGCTTAAAAATCATCAGTCTAGAAATCATCAATTTGTTCAGCAACTAAAAAAGAAATTTTGTTTATTGTTAACTGCAACACCTATGCAAAATAAAGTAAAAGAATTAATCCACTTAGTATCTATCTTACGTCCAGGTCTTCTCTCTGCTTCTCACGAAAAATCGTTAACAGATGACCAGATGAAAGCATTAGTTAAAAGCGTGATGATACGAACGAGGCGCAAGGATACCTCTATAGAGTGGCCGAAACGAATTGTCTCGACAACGTTAATTGACTTTTCGCCCGAAGAGACACAGGTCTATGAAAAGCTTGATGACTTACAAGCTGTTAACTCACTCCTCTCTTTAACTCTGAGACGGGAGTGGTGCTCAAGTAAATTTGCCGCATTAACAACCATGGTCAAAGCGCTAAAAGAAGAAAAGCTAGAAGATACAGGAGACCTTCAGGAGCTGTTAGCAGCTATGCAGCAGGTAGACCATCACGCGAAGGCTAAGGAAGTGTTAAATCAGATAAAAAGCTGGGGGTCTGATAAAGTACTTATTTTTACGGAGTATCGTGCAACCCAGCTTTATTTACAGGCATTTTTAACCCAAGCCGGGTATATATGCGTGCCTTTTAGAGGGGGTTTTAAACGAGGAAAGAAAGAGTGGATGAAACAGGTTTTTAAAGATCGTGCACAAATCATGATTGCTACAGAAGCAGGGAACGAAGGAGTAAACCTTCAGTTTTGCAACCGACTCATAAACTATGACCTTCCTTGGAATCCAATGCGGATCGAACAAAGAATTGGAAGACTCCATAGGCATGGTCAATCTAAAGATGTGACGGTCGTCCATGTCGCAGTTAAAGAAACGATCGAGGATCACCTATTATCATTACTGTATAAAAAAATTGGCTTATTTGAGGGCGTCGTAGGTGAAGTCGACACTATTTTAGAGGACGTAGCGCGCACGGACATAGAGTCCTATATGACGCAAACATTCACTAAGAAGCGTTCAACTAGCGAAATAAAGCTCAGACTCGAGCATCTATCTCATTTGCTAGAGGAGGAAAGACATGACGCAAACTAA